The genomic region GACACTTTTGATTCAAGTAATAGTGTAATACTTACAAACTACGCCACATGTCCATTTTGTATACTTTTCACCAGTAGCTTAGCCGACGAAGCGGTCCCCACCACCGCGAGAACAAAACCAACGGCGATCATCGCCGCATTCAGCACGACGACATGCCGCGATAACCGGCCCCAACGGATCTTGACGTAAAACGCGCATGGGAATATGACCGAGATGGCCACGCTGATGAGCGAGCCGGTGAGGCTGAGCACGTACTGGAAGTATGGAACCGAGAGCGCCAGCGCCAGGATGATGAGAAGCCCCGCCGAGCCGATGCTTCCGCGGATGATTATCCGGGCACGAGGCCCCATGGTCGCCGGCAGGTGGTGCTCGAGCTGAATGGCGAAGGGCGCGAACTCGAGCGCGTATTTGGTGACCGGCGTGAGCACGGTGGCCCAGAGCGCCACTTTGGTGACCAGCAGCCCCGGCGGCATGCTGAGCGTGACCTGGGAGTTCACGCTGGGACCGAAGAGGCTTGCGCCGACAAACGCGAGGGCCGTGTAGAGCAGGGCGACCATGGAGAAACTCGTGACGGAGACCTTGGTGAAGCTCGAGGGGTCCTTCATGGCCGTGTAGATGTTGGGGAAGACGATGTGGCCAGCGTAGCTGAACATGTAGAGGCCGGACACCGTCGGGATCTTGTCAAGCCTGAGGACTGGGATGTGCTTGCCCAGGCCGACACTGCCGAAGGCCGCGGTGCAGAGGATGGTGACGAAGATGACCATCGACATGAGGATGCCGGCGAAGGAGAGGCAGGAGATGGAGGACAGGTTCCTTAGCCAAAGGCTGGGAAGAGCCACCAGCACGGCGATGACGGTGAGCAGCTGCGTGGTGCTGAGGCGCAGCCATGGTATTGGCAGGTGGAGGCGGACACCGGCGAAGACGAGCGGGATGTTGTCGCTGAGGGAGATGGTGTAGGAGACCAGGGCGAAGAAGATCTCGAGGTAGATGAATGCCGAGGCGATCAGCCGGCCCTTGGAGCCGAACGCCTGTTGGCCAATATCCTGGTACGTTTTGGAGCGGGGCTCCTCGTCTAGGCACTTGCCGATGATGTGCGCTGTATAGGCGCACATGATGCCGAGGCCGACCAGGAGGAAAATGGAGGCCCAGCCGCCATTTTCCAAGGCGTAGGGAGTGGAGAGCTGCCCAAGTCCTGGAAAAAAATGAATTGGTGATTTAGTTAACTAGGTCTAATCAATGAGACTGGATTTTATACTCTCGGGTGTACTACACccaaatttcaatttttttaaaaaaaaaaacatGATCAAACTAACTGGAAAAAATCTGTAACTTTGAGACATCAAATTTGATCAAATGTTCGAGCTAGCTAACTACCAAATTTcagccagaaataacatcagaggAGCTCTTACCAAAAAAGACAAAAACAATCTTCAAAGTTTGGTGCACTGTTTGAGAAGTGATTTTGTTTTTTTCCGTGAGAGCTCCTCAGATGTTTTCTTTGGCTGAAATTTTGCAGGAAGctcaaactttgatcaagtttgatGTCTCGtagtttcagattttttggagtttgTTTGATCGCGTTTTTTTCAAGTTTTTGAAACTCGGATGTAGTACACCCGAGAGTAGCCACACCTTTGCCCTAATCAAGTCTCGgtcaagtgacataacatgtaagaaagaaaaaaaaactcaaaaaatacATGGATCTCAATATAAAATCTCACGAATATAagcatcgactgagacataaccaagtctcagtcaacTAAGATTTAGCAAGACTGTTTAGAGGTTAAAGCTGCAATATTCGGTcaaaatcaaagaagaagaaatgttATAGTATGCGCACTTTTCAAAACTTTTGGATCAACATGTAACCATGCATCAGTCCATCACCAATTCATGTTACTATATAATCTACAGACGAGAAACTTTTGGAGTACCAGCACACTAATTCTTCATTCTGTACTTTGATCATGAATAATGTGTAGCGTTCAGGTGACTATATATGAGCTACAAACTGCACCAGCTGAACATGAAGTCATTCCGACATTTAAAATGTGAGGCACAAAGCATATACTATATGTATACGTGGCGTAAGCATTTTACCTATGAGCATGCCAACCATGTTGATGACCGACTGGGCAAACGTGCTGGTAGGCTTGCTGTGATGCTGCTGAGTGATGGATGCCATGGCCGCGACCCTCCCCCCGCAAGCGGCTGCCGTCTCCTCCTGACACGGCTTGCCTGCTTCGACGTCGCAGGCATCGCGGCCCCTGCTCAGCTGCTGCGCCGCGAGCCGGGCGCCGTGCATGCTCTCGCTCGCCACCTGCTTAGGCTGCGGGCACAGCAACTCGCACCACCGACTCGCCATTTCTGCTTCCGTTGGTGGTAGTAGCAGTAGTGGTAGTTAGGAGAAGCGTTATCTATACGTGCGGATTAGTGTATAGCTGAATGTGCCACTACACTTGTACACTCGCCTTGTGAAAAACGACGTTGTGCTCGTGCCTATTTATAGCAGTTTCTCGATCAGGGGTCGAGATGGAGAAGGAAGATACAACGTTCCAACTCGTCTATTAATAGGATTCTCCGCTTAGATATGGTCACTTCTTTTTCAGCCGAGTGGATGATTCTATTATTTATCGAGTGAGTGTCCGAGTGACAATGTGACATGTTCGGCAACCGCGCGAACCTGGGAATTAAGATGCGTAAAAGTATGGGAATGCCGGAGGAACCTCTCCCTGCACTGGTCGAGTATCTTCCAGGTGAATTGGATTTGGAGGCGGCGTGGCAAGCCCTGCGACAGCACTGCAGATGCCACTTGCATTCAAGTGGAGTCGGAATTCGAATTCGGATTCGGATTCCTCCGATCGAGCCAACGAGCAAGATGCTAGCTAGGTGGCGCCCGATTTGTTCCGGGAATGTGGCACAGGGTCCGGAAGCCACCACCCTCGTCCCACTTGAAGATCTAGTGCGTGGGGGGCATGGTAATTGGCACCCAATGCAAGCGGTCCAATGTTCATCGTCATCGTTCGCTTTATTCGGATCTGGTCCATCCAGGCCACCAGACAAATATGCTCCGCCGCAGGAATTTGCCGATGGCTGGCGCCTAACACATGGGTGGATCGTGGATGAAAACGACCGTGGCCGCGCGATGGATATGTCTGTAGATTTTGCGATTCCTCAGCCGCCGCCGTATCTTCCTCACTGCTTGGAGGCTGCTCGTTACAGTACATGGAGTCATGGACGTGATAAGCGTGCCATGCTTAATTCAATTAGTTGTTTTGTTACGGtgttaccgaaaaagggtttccccgctacttgatacatccgtatctagacaaatttaagataaAATTTTTGAGACGGAGGAAGTATAGAGCAACCATCACAGATTACAAACGGGAGACTTGTTACAGTGTTCCTCTTTCTTTAGGGGAGAACATTGCATTGCGGGGCGATGAATTTGACGCGAGGGTATAATTTTGTCTATAAAGTTTCAGACCATTCAATAATTTTTTCTTTTTGCGAATCAATGAGCTTTATTGATCAATTATCATTATTACAACTTGACGAAGAGTATCAGCAACGAATGGAGGGATGTAATTAAGCCATAAGCATCTACACCTAGACTCGCTCGTTCTTTTTACACAAAGATGAGCTGCCACATTACCATCTCTCCCaataaagctcaaaaggaaactagaGGAGTTTCTGCATAACTCCTTGATCTCATGTAGAATTCCTCCAACTTCTGATCATTCAAATTTGTTGCGCGTCTATTTCGATGTGAACATGTTGTAGGGCTCTCTCTAGTGCCAGCCTAACCTCATAACGGATCGCCAGGGCCTCCATGGTTACTGGATTTGCCGCTCTCTCACACTAAGCTTGAGCTCTCAAGAAGTTTCCATTCATGtcccgtgtgacgcccccgattcaatcgtacactaatcatgcacgcaaatgtgtatgatcaagatcaaggactcacgggaagatatcacaacacaactctacaaataaaataagtcatacaagcatcatattacaagccaggggcctcgagggctcgaatacaagagctcgatcatagacaagtcagcggaagcaacaatatctgagtacagacataagttaaacaagcttgccttaagaaggctagcacaaactgggatacagatcgaaagaggcacaggcctcctgcctgggatcctcctaaactactcatggtcgtcgtcagcggcctgcacgtagtaggcacctccagtgtagtagtcatcgttgacggtggcgtctggctcctggactccagcatctggttgcgacaaccagaaagaaaggaaagggggaaaaaggggggggagaaagcaaccgtgagtactcatccaaagtactcgcaagcaaggaactacactacatatgcatgggtatatgtgtaaggaggccatatcagtggactgaactgcagaatgccagaataagagggggatagctagtcctatcgaagactacgcttctggcagcctccgtctcgcagcatgtagaagagagtagattgaagtcctccaagtagcatctccaagtagcatctccaagcagcatctccagtagcatcgcatagcataatcctacccggcaatcctcccctcgtcgccctgtgaaaaagcgatcaccgggttgtctgtggaacttggaagggtgtgttttattaagtatccggttctagttgtcataaggtcaaggtacaactccaagtcgtcctgttaccgaagatcacggctattcgaatagattaacttctctgcaggggtgcaccatcttacccaacacgcttgatcccatttggccggacacactttcctgggtcatgcccggcctcggaagattaacacgtcgcagccccacctaggcaaaacagagaggccagcacgccggtctaaacctaagcgcacaggggtctgggcccatcgcccatagcacacctgcacgttgcgagggcggctggaagcagacctagcctagcaggcgttccagtccaatccagcgcgcgccgctccgtcgctgacgtctgaagtgcttcggctgataccacgacgccgggatacccataactactcccacgtagatggttagtgcgtataagctcgtagccaactcagatcaaataccaagatctcgttaagcgtgttaagtatccgcgaacgccgaacagggccaggcccacctctctcctaggcggtctcaacctgccctgccgctccgccacagtaacagtcgggggccgtcgggaacccaggcccacctctaccgggatggagccacctgccccttcagcccccatctccgaacagtatcacaggtaatgtaactgtgtaaagtatatcgtatatgcccgtgatcacctcccgaagtgatcacgacccagtagtatagcatggcagacggacaagagtgtagggccactgatggaacactagcatcctatactaagtagtaggatagcaggtaatggtaacaacagtagtagcaaggacaggctatgcataaggataggaataacggaaagcagtaacatgctacactactctaatgcaagcagtatagagaaaagagtaggcgatatctggtgatcaaagggggggcttgcctggttgctcagacaaggagggtcgtcggtgacgtagttgatcacagcggcatcagcggcaatctcggagtctaccggagagaagaggggggaagaaacagtaaatatatagcaagcaagagcataacaggacaacaaacagagctagacgtgttctaacacggtgctacacgttaccggcgaagggggataacatccgagaatgtttccccaggtttagcattttcggacagacgaatcggaggggaaaagttccatgttcgctatgctaggagtgtgtggcggacgaacggaggaTGTAACCggatccgtctcgtcgttctgagcaactttcatgtacaaagttttttcatctgagctacggtttattttatattaattctaaaagattaaaatcatttttagcatttatataattattttaatccaacattatccagaacagtgcacgctgacgtcagcatgacgtcagcagtcaatagaggcgttgactggtcaactgacgtgtgggtcctgtttgtcattgactgtttagtctaattaatgtttaactaatctaaccactgtttaattaaactaattagttaattaggttaatccaattatgattaattaacttaattaattccttaattaattaatttaattattattatttatttaattactTTTTTAACTCTTTTATTTTATAAAATGTTCTGGGCGCTGGGGCCCGCATGTAAGTGGCCCAGGGCCTTAACGGGCGCTGGGCGTTCGGGCGCAGGGGCTGGAGCGTAACGGGTGTCGGCGCGCGCCCGATAGGGCGAACCCGAGTGCGCGGGCGACGACCGTCATGGCGCGGcggggcgccggagttggccgcggGGCCGACGACGGTCGGTGTGAGCTGGGACGGCGACCGCAGGGCTGGCAGCGAGCGGGCGTGGCGGAGCCAAAGCGGGGGCTGCGGGACGAGGCCGGAGCTCGACTGAAGCGAGCTCATGGCGGCGGGAGTGAGCAGAGGCGGCAGCAGGGCGGGCTACGGTCATGCGTGCGCGAGTGAACGGCGTCGGTGACAGAGAataaggggagagagggagggagaccGGAGCTCACAGCGAGGCGTAGGGGTTTAGGGAAGTGGGCTCGACGGCGGTCGGGGAGGTCcgacgagggagaggacgaggtggCGGCTGTCCGGCGACGATGGGTGAAGGCGCAGGTGGGCGCC from Triticum aestivum cultivar Chinese Spring chromosome 4A, IWGSC CS RefSeq v2.1, whole genome shotgun sequence harbors:
- the LOC123082275 gene encoding amino acid transporter AVT1H-like — protein: MASRWCELLCPQPKQVASESMHGARLAAQQLSRGRDACDVEAGKPCQEETAAACGGRVAAMASITQQHHSKPTSTFAQSVINMVGMLIGLGQLSTPYALENGGWASIFLLVGLGIMCAYTAHIIGKCLDEEPRSKTYQDIGQQAFGSKGRLIASAFIYLEIFFALVSYTISLSDNIPLVFAGVRLHLPIPWLRLSTTQLLTVIAVLVALPSLWLRNLSSISCLSFAGILMSMVIFVTILCTAAFGSVGLGKHIPVLRLDKIPTVSGLYMFSYAGHIVFPNIYTAMKDPSSFTKVSVTSFSMVALLYTALAFVGASLFGPSVNSQVTLSMPPGLLVTKVALWATVLTPVTKYALEFAPFAIQLEHHLPATMGPRARIIIRGSIGSAGLLIILALALSVPYFQYVLSLTGSLISVAISVIFPCAFYVKIRWGRLSRHVVVLNAAMIAVGFVLAVVGTASSAKLLVKSIQNGHVA